In the genome of Penaeus vannamei isolate JL-2024 chromosome 26, ASM4276789v1, whole genome shotgun sequence, one region contains:
- the LOC138866604 gene encoding uncharacterized protein: MKFGCWLAHSNGHHLQGRNEELRIRNFAMQVKWHFVVQMALLEYHSAYQAQRKLNSKTSSQKTAVYIVHKIMQNLERLTTASEATITLLAYIRIFACAVRGQVESPVESHRPRKDHILYNILLNELHIEDSCGFYDELRAFSVWEWSSDALAAIWQSGTILLDLLLGAVFPCLKGDCGKHQGIALLSKLGNVYTFLLIKSETNILGIRLEPFAFPLGPSTKPYSSYLL; encoded by the exons ATGAAGTTCGGCTGCTGGTTGGCCcacagcaatggtcaccatctccaggg GAGGAACGAGGAATTGCGTATCAGAAATTTTGCAATGCAGGTCAAATGGCACTTCGTAGTACAAATGGCACTTCTTGAGTATCATTCTGCCTACCAAGCTCAGAGAAAGCTCAACTCGAAGACCTCTTCACAGAAGACTGCAGTTTACATAGTACACAAGATCATGCAAAATCTTGAG CGCTTGACTACTGCCAGTGAAGCAACGATCACACTCCTCGCGTATATCCGTATATTCGCATGTGCAGTGCGTGGTCAGGTAGAGAGCCCGGTAGAGAGCCATCGCCCCAGAAAAGACCATATCCTCTACAATATCCTCCTCAATGAACTACACATCGAAGATAGTTGTGGATTCTACGA TGAGCTCCGTGCCTTCAgcgtgtgggagtgg AGTTCTGATGCCCTGGCTgctatctggcagtctggtaccataCTCCTAGACCTGCTGTTGGGTGCGGTCTTCCCTTGCTTGAAAGGGGATTGTGGCAAGCATCAAGGCATTGCACTTCTCAGCAAATTAGGCAATGTCTACACCTTCCTCCTTATCAAATCAGAGACTAATATCTTAGGTATCAGACTGGAGCCATTTGCATTCCCTCTTGGCCCTTCCACAAAACCTTATTCTTCTTATCTATTGTGA